cactcatttttttccatatattttgAGATAGACCTACTCTGGCTTAAGTCACTGGTTTCATCTTATAACTATGATCAATGCAACAGTCAAATATGCAACAGGAGCAAGTGACATACACTGAGTTGAACCTCAGTACTGAATTACTGTGAATGAAATGAAGTAAGCATGGCATCACAGAAATATATAATGTACAGCTAATACGTCCCCCTTGGGTGCAAAACAACTGTTTATGAACCTGATACACATCTTTAGATAGTACACCATACCTTTTTTTATAACTAGCTGTGCATAATGTTGaactttgtatttatttatttattttgtacaaCATGGTCCAAAACGGTCATAAAATGCATCTGTCATCGTATAAAGGtttgaagcagagaagaaagattttgattgtgtgtgtgtgtgtgtgtgtgtctgtttttttgttttacatggGATACAATAAATATCCTGAAAAAGACGAATGAACGTACTGCCCAGCATAGAGTCCTGCTGCCTGCTCGGATGGCATTTGAACGTAAACCTTGTCTCCGTGCATCAGCTGGACAACAGCACTACCCGAAGCCTGGTCCAGGAAGCCCTTCTTGTACTCATCGTAGGTGTACATCAGTGGCTCATTGTTCTTGAACAACGCCACCCAGACGCTGGCCCCTTTACAGTGGACGTGGTAGGCGAAGTAGTAGACTCCAGGGATCTCACAGGTGAAGATACCCGTCTGAGGGTTGTAGTTCTGCCGGCCATTGTAGAGGAGCTTGTCGAACTTCACGGGCACCCCGACGCGGGGGAAAGGGGTGAGGAGCTCTGCGGTGAACGCGGGCATCTCGTAGACGATGCCGCCAGCCTTGCCTTTCTTGCCCATGTAGCCATAGGGAGGCTTGACGCCTTCTATCCCCGGCCCCACCTCAGGCAGGTACTGTCCCACAGCCGGCGGAGTGGGTGGGATGATGaccgggggtcccgggggccctgggggtcctggtggcccctgGAGTCCTGGCTGGCCAGGGGGACCGAGCGCCCCAGGCTTCCCTGGGGGTCCCTGCAGCCCCGCGGCGCCAGGTTTGCCCACGCCAGGGAAGCCGGGGGGTCCGGGCATGCCAGGCTCCCCCTTTGCCCCCGGCAGCCCCGGGGGGCCGATGGGACCACTGGGTCCTGCGATGCCTGGGATGCCTGAGGGGCCCTGAAGCCCCTGGGCACCGGGGAGCCCCGGCTCGCCCTTGGGTCCCACGAGCCCTGGGACGCCTGGCAGCCCCGGCAAACCTTTCTGTCCGGCCTCCCCCTTGGGCCCTGTGGGTCCCGGCAACCCCCGCAGCCCAGGGGCACCCACTTCCCCTGGGAAGCCTGGCTTCCCTGGAAAGCCCTGCAGGCCAGGTTCACCCTTGGGTCCAACCGGTCCCGGTGGCCCCACGGCGCCGCCTTCCCCTTTGGGTCCAGGGAAGCCGGCGGCTCCTGGGGGGCCCATGATGCCCGGCAGCCCCGGCTGCCCTGGCTCTCCGGGTGGGCCCCCCATGCCGGGTGGCCCTGCGTGCCCCTTCTCCCCTTTAGGCCCCATGGCGCCCGGTGGGCCCCCCAAGCCACGCTCACCCTTGGGCCCGGGAAAGCCTGGCTTGCCGACACCGGGGATGCCGGGGGGCCCCGGGAGGCCTGGCAGGCCCTGCTCCCCCTTGCCGCCTGGGAAGCCTGGTTGGCCAGGAACGCCATCCTGGCCAGGTTTGCCGATGCCCGGTGGTCCAGGAGGGCCTTGGATGCCGGGGGCTCCTGGGGGACCCTGCAGACCCAGCTCTCCTGGCGGCCCTGGCTTGCCCGCGGGTCCCTGGGGGCCGGGGAAGCCGACCATGCCCGGCTTGCCCACCCCGGGCAGTCCCACGGGGCCGGGGGCACCGGGCAGCCCAGGGGGACCCTTCAGCCCCGGCAGACCTGGGATCCCGACGCCCTTCTCCCCTTTTGGCCCTGGGATTCCAGGGGCACCCGGAGGCCCCTTCATCCCGGGTTCGCCCTTCGGCCCTGGCTGCCCCTGTAACCCCGGAGCACCAGCTTTTCCGATGCCGGGAAGCCCATGAGGTCCCGGTGGTCCTTGTGGCCCGGGTATCCCCATGGGCCCCATCTCCCCCTTTGGTCCCATCTCCCCTCTCGGCCCTGGGGGTCCCATCACCCCAGGTTTTCCCGGCATCCCTGGCAAACCCGGCTTCCCAATTCCTGGATATCCTTGTGGGCCTGGTTTCCCTTTAGCTCCTGGTACACCGTGACCGGGTAAACCTGGTGGCCCCGGTGGCCCTCTTGGACCAGGCTCACCGGGGGGACCTTGCTCGCCCCTCAGACTGCGCACAGGCATCTCTGGGTtggggagaaaacagaaagagaaaagggagggggagagacaAAAGGTGATGGCAGTCACATTCTTTCAGAAGCACAAAGGCAGTTTCACATTGAACGTGCTCGTTATGATGCCTCTTGGTTTTGTGGTGGGCAGGGAGGTGAAGATGACCTCAGGGTGGTGTTTGGAAGGAAGAAgatgtttctgctgttttgcaTACCCCAAACTTGCATGTGTGTTTCTGTTTCCATAAAATAGTTATTTTGCatcatatttctttatttttttgccatGCAAAAGTCATTTGGGCTTTACTAGTGTTTTCTGCTCACACAGTCTTGAGCAACAAAACCAGCTTTCTGTCCCATATTTCTGCAGACTAGTTTACTTGTAAGAGTTTCTGCAAGACACAGAAGCTGCTTGGTGCTCCTGTGCTGTAGGAGTTCTGACATAAAAGAGCATTTGTCAAAGGGGTTTACACTAaaaatatcaattaaaaaagaTTGAAAAGATTGTACCAGTAAGAGGTTCGTACATAGGTATGACTGCATTTCCACCAAGGCTTTGGTTCCCATTAAGGTATTACTGGAAACCTGCAGCCTTACCCTGCATCTCTAAGCTTCCACAGGTTTTTGGTGTAAGCACATCTAGTGCTCTtctaaatacttaaaaaaaatgtttttattgtcCAAACTCGCATTTTTGTGCATGTGACCACTTAGCATTGCAAgtcaggctgagggagttgccACGTGGGAGTGGTTGTGGTGGGGCTGGTTACTTTTCAGGCTGTGTGCTTTTTGTGCTAAGTGGAAAGTCTGCTTTCCAGCAGATATGAATAAAGAAGCGAGAGGTTTGGATGAGCAGGAGAGACGAGGTTTCGGTGAAAGAGAATTAACTGTTCTTCGGGAGGCAGAAACCTTCCCTGTCTGCATGTGTTGTGTTTTATGCACGTAGAAAACCTCCTTTGCTCACAAGATGCGTTGGTTTTACTATAGCCAGACATGCTTGTTCAGACACTACAAAAATAGGCCCTAAAATCTTCCATTTACCTCTGAAGCCAGTGGAGGCTGTGGTTACACTGAACCTTCAATAAGACAAAGAGTTAACCAGCTTGTCTGAACTCACACAGACACTCACAAGGACTTCATGACACTGGTTGTTCCTCATTTCCCTTTGTACTTTggacatttttttgttgttttcttaaatatcCTAATATTGTCCAAACTTCCTTTACAGAGTACTGAAAGTGCTTGTACGTGCAGAGCTGTGCAGTAATGCTCTGTACCTTCAATGCCTCCATTATGCTCATAAATAACGTACAGGAAAAGGACTGCAGAGTCAGAGCaattatatgtttttttcctgcagactTCTAAATCACAGGGTCTGGACAAATCCAGACAAAACTGTGATATTTCTGTAAATTCTGATCTTGGGGCTCTTAGCTCTTATTTCATGTCTGGTTGCTGCAGTGAGAGTGGGAGCACCCCCAGCCCGCCTGCCTAGGCCATCATTTGAAACCCCATCAGAGGTTTTTCTGCCGTCAAGTGGGATAATGaggtttctcccagcattcagCAAGCACTCCAAAAAACTTGGGCCAGCCCGGGGCACTAGAGGCTCCTCACAGGTAAGACTGCTCagaggctgtgctgcagccGAGGGGATGACTGTAGCCTTGCTCTGGTGACCCCAAGCTGCCTCACAGCTAATGTGGGCCTGTTAGCCCACCTGTGGCCAGGTACTGATCTGGCAAGTCCTTGGGGCACCTGGGTCAGCAGCCTGCGCCCCATCCTCAGTTATCCCCAGGCTGATGGTGCTATGGGGCACCAGGCCAGACCGCACAGGGGTGGCAAGGGACATGTTGAGCCTACCTTTCTCTTTCTTGGGAGCCATGTCCTTGCCGAGCAGAGGCATCTGCGGGACctctttcctgtactgaggcAGATGGGGGTATTCTTTCCCGTACTGCATGTGGGGCACCTCCTTGCCCATGTGCTGCATTGGAATGCCTTCCTTGCCCAGTGGCATGTGAGGTACTTGTTGTCCAAGAGGTTGGTACTGGGGCACCTGTGGTGGCAGCTGCTTGATCCCATAGTAGACGCCGCCTTGAACAGACCTCACCAGCTCTATGTAAATGGTGACAGCTACTGCCAGTAGCTGCACAGGGATGAACAGCATGGCCATCACCTGcaaaaacacaacaaacccCACAGTTAGGAGAAAGTGTGTTTTCATGCTGTGTATTTCCTGTTAGGGCTGACCTGCTCtcattttctgcagcaaatgGGACCTAAATCTCTGCAAACTGGCTCTGGTTTGTGTGTTGCACTGAAGGACATCCTACAGCAGGCCTGTATCTGGTTTATTGGAGGCTCTTACTACTATAGTACTATCATAGCAAATGTCCTTATATGCATTTGATTTTACTCTACCCTGTATGTTCTGGGTGCTGCCCTTTGTGGTTTCTCCACACAGGCATCTGCTCCCTCCCATCCCCAAGCTGCAATTTGCTGCTTTCTCACTTGTGTGATTGTTGTGGCACAAGGTTTGAGGATCTCTGCTGTGAGTTCCAGCATGGaaggagagcagggaagggcaTGTGGGTGCTCTCTTAAATGCTTTCTGTCCAAGGAAGATAAATTATCAGTACCACTTCTCCTATGCTTTCCATAGTAATGAAAGCTCAGTTTCTGCAGCTTAAATCTGTGCCTAGGAATGTGCCTCCTGGCTACAGAGTCTAGGGGCTCTCCATTTCTATCTCAGCTCCTTGCCAGTGATCCTCCAAAGCTGGGCTTTGATCCCTTCAGCCTTCACAAAGAAATGGACCACCATTGCATTTGGGCATGATCAGCCAGTCCATGCTTTTCTCTGGGGATGTTCAACTATTTCCTAAAGGTTTTGCCCCACAGTAAGATCTGTCCCCTCTGCAGTAGCCCATCCCAGCACCTCACCAGCCCAACAgcgttgtttttcttttttctcccttatcAAAACATGTGCTTGGGACTTCTTGTACGACCTGctgttggtttttctttctgcagtagGGGCATTAGTAGCAGGTGAATAGCACATCAGGAATTAGGAACTCCTTAAATGAGTGCAAATTTAGGGGCAGCCTGAGGTAACAAGGAGACATGCCATGTGGTTGAGTACTTTGAAATTTGTCCCGCAACCAAGACTGGTAGGCAAGTCATGCTCTTTTCAAATGCACATGGCAATTGCCAAGCATTATGGCTGTGTCTCCTTGTtccctgtctttgcttttccactATGCAAAGACACCTTGCACCCAATCTGTGCACCTGGAAAAGATCCTACTGTGCACACACACCAGCTGAGCTTTGCCAAACCACTCATCAGGATCTACTGAGGCCAGGTGTGATGAGGGTGGCCCAGGGAGGCAGCTGGGGCTTCCTGCTGCCCTCTTATTGTCCTGTCCTTCTCCTACAGCCTGGCTCagcatggaggaaaaaaagcccttcGGTCTGTGGTAGAGGGGCtcagcccctctgccccctgTGCCTTTGAAGGTACGGTTTGCAGGGAGaagctttcctccttttcctgctttggCTGTGGCTATTCCTTGCCTGAGCCCAGTTGCTGGCGgggctgcagccctggctgccctgTGCAGGGCAGTTCTGCAGCAGGTGGGGGAACGTGGTGGGGGACAGCTTGCCTGGGGGCAGCGTAACCCAACATGGGCTAGGATGTGTCCTCGCAGGGGCTCTACAAAGACACAGACTTGAGCAGCAGAGACCGCCGCCAAGAGAACATGTGAGAGGTAGGTGGGGTTGGAGGGAGGAAATGTATTTATTGAGAAGAGGGCAGCAAGTGACTCCGGTTGCCTCCCTTAACGTTGTATAGTGTACCTATGCATATTGGAGGCCTCAAAACAATCTGGGAGTGTGGAGCTTTGTAACGGGTCTGTGAGGGACTCAAGCCCGGCAGGCAGAGAGTGTGAGTGGGCTGCAGGGTGGCTGTGCAGCTTGCCATGCTCAGAGAGTGGGTCAATGGCACCAGAGTCAAGTCCCAGAGTCATGACTTGTGTTTTCTCCTCTCGCTACTATACAGCTTGGCTCATTTTATTGACTAGGTGGTAACGTTGGatgaaattttgtttttatgatTTATTCCTGCTTGAAGTTCCCCTTTGACTTTGTGTTAGCAAAAACACCTGGAGAAATGGTTGCtgctcttttctccttcattttgtTCTCTAACATCTAATCTCTCAATGGAAATTATTGTATCATCCTTACTGAAGATGTAAGTGGAGGCTAAATCAAAATTATGTAGTTAAAATGACCAGCAGaatgttaatattttcaataatgATCCTAAATAGACAAACTACCGAAAAGATTGAACTATGTGTTACCAGCAAAACAGatcatttaagaaaatgaaatattggtGAATAAACACTAGATGGAGCATATGTTGCACAGCTGAGTTTCTACAGTCACTTTCTCTCTCAGGAATTTAAGGTCTTGGACGTAACCAACTGCCATGTGGCAAAGAAAAATGGAGCCAAGATGTATGGGAGTTTGTCAGTGTAACTAAAGCCCAAGCAGAGTCACTTATCCTTGTTCAGCAATGCATTTCAGCAAATGCTTCATCTCCAGTGAGCTGAACGTGGCTTTTAGCCCAGGACTGGCTGCTTTACTGTGAGCTAAATGATTAGGACCTTAGGGCACAGTGTTTCTGCTTAAAACTCAATGGCACTGGACTGTGAGTACAGCCTGTGCATGATCAGTTACTGTGGCTCAGTTGGGACGAAGTAACTTATTATCCTgctgcagcttcttccaggcagAAGGACCCCAAGTGACCTTTTTGTTGAGAGGGAGCTGTATCCCCTCTCTTGTCTCTTTTGgcctttctgttcctttctgtaCCATAATGAGTAACTGCTTTGGTTATTTGTGGCTGAGTAGGGTAACACCTGCCGCAGTTTGCAGGGAAAATCCCAGCCACTGAAAAATTTACAGTGTTCTCTGCATCTATCCCAAGTAAAAACCATTGCCTGTATGAAAAGAGAAATGCagcaaaacctttaaaaaatatatattagaaGACATTGGAAGATTTAGGACTGTTGTTGAAACCTGCAAGTATGAAAGGTATGGTGGATTTTGAAGAATGAGGTTATTAAATTAGCTTCTTGGCTACTTTGTTGCTCTGGTGGACAGTTTTTgggagtttgtttttttaaaaagataactTCAGTGGAATAAGTGGAGAGGGAAATAGGTAAAATTCCTTTGGAtgtgatttttctccttgtttt
This genomic window from Phaenicophaeus curvirostris isolate KB17595 chromosome 1, BPBGC_Pcur_1.0, whole genome shotgun sequence contains:
- the COL8A1 gene encoding collagen alpha-1(VIII) chain; the encoded protein is MAMLFIPVQLLAVAVTIYIELVRSVQGGVYYGIKQLPPQVPQYQPLGQQVPHMPLGKEGIPMQHMGKEVPHMQYGKEYPHLPQYRKEVPQMPLLGKDMAPKKEKEMPVRSLRGEQGPPGEPGPRGPPGPPGLPGHGVPGAKGKPGPQGYPGIGKPGLPGMPGKPGVMGPPGPRGEMGPKGEMGPMGIPGPQGPPGPHGLPGIGKAGAPGLQGQPGPKGEPGMKGPPGAPGIPGPKGEKGVGIPGLPGLKGPPGLPGAPGPVGLPGVGKPGMVGFPGPQGPAGKPGPPGELGLQGPPGAPGIQGPPGPPGIGKPGQDGVPGQPGFPGGKGEQGLPGLPGPPGIPGVGKPGFPGPKGERGLGGPPGAMGPKGEKGHAGPPGMGGPPGEPGQPGLPGIMGPPGAAGFPGPKGEGGAVGPPGPVGPKGEPGLQGFPGKPGFPGEVGAPGLRGLPGPTGPKGEAGQKGLPGLPGVPGLVGPKGEPGLPGAQGLQGPSGIPGIAGPSGPIGPPGLPGAKGEPGMPGPPGFPGVGKPGAAGLQGPPGKPGALGPPGQPGLQGPPGPPGPPGPPVIIPPTPPAVGQYLPEVGPGIEGVKPPYGYMGKKGKAGGIVYEMPAFTAELLTPFPRVGVPVKFDKLLYNGRQNYNPQTGIFTCEIPGVYYFAYHVHCKGASVWVALFKNNEPLMYTYDEYKKGFLDQASGSAVVQLMHGDKVYVQMPSEQAAGLYAGQYVHSSFSGYLLYPM